Proteins from a genomic interval of Pseudomonas paeninsulae:
- the lon gene encoding endopeptidase La: protein MNEPQDIEILAEQARETDQDSQSSHSLALPDQQLPDKLYVIPIHNRPFFPAQVLPVIVNQDPWGKTLERVANTAHKCLALFYMDNPPTEGASFDPDNLPEHGTLVRVHHTTEEGGKLQFVAQGMTRVRIRGWLSRKPPYLAEVEYPKSSPDPRDEVKAYGMALINAIKELLPLNPLYSEELKNYLNRFSPNDPSPLTDFAAALTSAPGNELQEVLDTVPMLKRMEKVLPLLRKEVEVGRLQKELSAEVNRKIGHHQREFFLKEQLKIIQQELGLSKDDRSADVEQFEQRLAGKTLPEQARKRIDEELHKLSILETGSPEYAVTRNYLDWATVLPWGVFGKDKLDLKRARQVLDQHHAGMDDIKERITEFLAVGAFKGEIAGSIVLLVGPPGVGKTSIGKSIAESLGRPFYRFSVGGMRDEAEIKGHRRTYIGALPGKLVQALKEVEVMNPVIMLDEIDKLSSSYQGDPGSALLETLDPEQNVEFLDHYLDLRLDLSKVLFICTANTLDSIPGPLLDRMEVIRLSGYITEEKLAIAKRHLWPKQLAKAGVPKNRLAISDAALKAVIEGYAREAGVRQLEKQLGKLVRKAVVKLLDDPERRIKIAPKDLEASLGMPLFRREQVLSGVGVLTGLAWTSMGGVTLPIEATRIHTLNRGFKLTGQLGEVMKESAEIAHSYISSHLKQFGGDPSFFDQAFVHLHVPEGATPKDGPSAGVTMASALLSIARNQAPKKGVAMTGELTLTGQVLPIGGVREKVIAARRQKIFELILPEANRGSYEELPDYLKQGLTVHFAKRYSDVAKVLFD, encoded by the coding sequence ATGAACGAGCCACAGGACATTGAAATCCTCGCAGAACAAGCCCGCGAAACCGACCAGGACAGTCAGAGCAGCCATAGCCTGGCGTTGCCCGATCAGCAATTACCGGACAAGTTGTATGTGATCCCGATTCACAACCGCCCGTTCTTCCCCGCCCAGGTGCTGCCGGTAATCGTCAACCAGGACCCGTGGGGCAAGACCCTGGAGCGCGTAGCCAATACCGCGCACAAGTGCCTGGCGCTGTTCTACATGGACAACCCGCCGACTGAGGGCGCCAGCTTCGATCCCGACAACTTGCCCGAGCACGGCACCCTGGTGCGCGTACACCACACCACCGAGGAAGGCGGCAAACTGCAGTTCGTCGCTCAGGGCATGACCCGCGTGCGCATCCGCGGCTGGCTTAGCCGCAAGCCGCCTTACCTGGCGGAAGTCGAATACCCAAAAAGCTCGCCCGACCCACGCGACGAGGTCAAGGCCTACGGCATGGCGCTGATCAATGCGATCAAGGAGCTGTTGCCACTCAACCCGCTGTACAGCGAAGAACTGAAGAACTACCTGAACCGCTTCAGCCCTAACGACCCCTCGCCGCTGACCGATTTCGCCGCCGCCCTGACCAGTGCACCCGGCAACGAGTTGCAGGAAGTGCTGGATACCGTGCCGATGCTCAAGCGCATGGAGAAGGTCCTGCCACTGCTGCGCAAGGAAGTGGAAGTCGGCCGTTTGCAGAAAGAACTGTCGGCGGAGGTCAATCGCAAGATCGGCCATCACCAGCGCGAGTTCTTCCTCAAGGAACAGTTGAAAATCATCCAGCAGGAACTGGGCCTGAGCAAGGACGACCGCAGCGCCGACGTCGAACAGTTCGAGCAGCGCCTGGCAGGCAAGACCCTGCCCGAGCAGGCCCGCAAACGTATCGACGAAGAACTCCACAAGTTGTCGATTCTGGAAACCGGCTCACCGGAGTACGCGGTCACCCGTAACTACCTGGACTGGGCCACCGTGCTGCCCTGGGGCGTTTTCGGCAAGGACAAGCTCGACCTCAAGCGCGCGCGCCAGGTGCTCGACCAGCACCACGCCGGGATGGACGACATCAAGGAACGGATCACCGAGTTTCTGGCCGTCGGCGCCTTCAAGGGCGAGATCGCCGGCTCCATCGTGTTGCTGGTCGGCCCGCCCGGCGTGGGCAAGACCAGCATTGGCAAGTCCATCGCCGAATCCCTCGGCCGACCGTTCTATCGCTTCAGCGTCGGCGGCATGCGCGACGAAGCCGAGATCAAGGGCCACCGCCGCACCTACATCGGCGCCCTACCCGGCAAACTGGTGCAGGCGCTGAAAGAGGTCGAGGTGATGAACCCGGTGATCATGCTCGACGAGATCGACAAGCTCAGCAGCAGCTACCAGGGCGATCCGGGTTCGGCACTGCTGGAGACCCTCGACCCGGAGCAGAACGTCGAATTCCTCGACCATTACCTGGACCTGCGTCTGGACCTGTCCAAGGTGCTGTTCATCTGCACCGCCAACACCCTCGACTCGATTCCCGGCCCCCTGCTCGACCGCATGGAGGTCATCCGCCTGTCCGGCTACATCACCGAGGAGAAGCTGGCCATTGCCAAGCGCCACCTGTGGCCCAAGCAGTTGGCCAAGGCTGGCGTGCCAAAGAATCGCCTGGCCATCAGCGATGCCGCCTTGAAGGCAGTGATCGAGGGCTACGCCCGGGAAGCCGGCGTACGCCAGCTGGAAAAGCAACTCGGCAAACTGGTGCGCAAGGCGGTGGTCAAATTGCTCGACGACCCCGAGCGCAGGATCAAGATCGCGCCCAAAGACCTCGAGGCCTCCCTCGGCATGCCCCTGTTCCGCCGCGAACAGGTGCTTTCCGGCGTCGGCGTGCTCACCGGCCTGGCCTGGACCAGCATGGGCGGCGTGACCCTCCCCATCGAGGCGACGCGTATCCATACCCTCAATCGCGGCTTCAAACTCACCGGCCAGCTCGGCGAGGTGATGAAGGAGTCGGCGGAAATCGCTCACAGCTACATCAGCTCGCACCTCAAGCAGTTCGGCGGCGACCCGAGCTTCTTCGACCAGGCCTTCGTCCACCTGCATGTCCCCGAAGGCGCCACACCCAAGGATGGCCCCAGCGCCGGGGTGACCATGGCCAGCGCCCTGCTCTCGATCGCACGCAACCAGGCGCCGAAAAAAGGCGTGGCGATGACCGGCGAACTGACCCTCACCGGCCAGGTCTTGCCGATTGGCGGGGTGCGCGAAAAAGTCATCGCCGCGCGCCGGCAGAAGATCTTCGAGCTGATCCTGCCGGAAGCCAACCGTGGCTCCTACGAGGAACTGCCGGATTACCTCAAACAAGGCCTGACCGTGCACTTCGCCAAACGCTACAGCGATGTGGCCAAGGTGTTGTTCGACTAG
- a CDS encoding protease inhibitor I42 family protein, whose translation MPTVHRLLLPLGLALLSACASQPSSQTVQQQSQCPLRLHSGQYVILTLPSNPTTGFRWVLRDAASNQLDSLGPEVYSNPEDAGLVGSAGQSTWRFQAKQAGEGHLLLTYQRPWETEVAPAKTFDCSIRVK comes from the coding sequence ATGCCCACCGTCCACCGCCTGCTACTGCCGCTCGGCCTCGCCCTGTTGAGCGCCTGCGCCAGCCAACCCAGCAGCCAGACTGTGCAACAGCAAAGCCAGTGTCCGCTGCGCCTGCACAGCGGCCAGTATGTAATCCTGACCCTACCGAGCAACCCCACCACCGGTTTTCGCTGGGTCCTGCGTGACGCTGCCAGCAACCAGCTCGACAGCCTCGGCCCGGAGGTCTACAGCAACCCGGAAGACGCCGGGCTGGTCGGCAGTGCCGGTCAATCGACCTGGCGCTTCCAGGCCAAACAGGCAGGCGAAGGCCACCTGCTGCTGACCTATCAGCGGCCCTGGGAAACAGAAGTCGCCCCGGCAAAAACCTTCGATTGTTCGATCAGAGTCAAATAA